One segment of Meleagris gallopavo isolate NT-WF06-2002-E0010 breed Aviagen turkey brand Nicholas breeding stock chromosome 8, Turkey_5.1, whole genome shotgun sequence DNA contains the following:
- the PBLD gene encoding LOW QUALITY PROTEIN: phenazine biosynthesis-like domain-containing protein (The sequence of the model RefSeq protein was modified relative to this genomic sequence to represent the inferred CDS: deleted 2 bases in 1 codon), with product MQVPIFTVDAFTNRPFCGNPAAVCLLENDLDEDLHQRIATEMNLSETAFIRKLHPTDDFTKSSRFGLRWFTPANEVPLCGHATLASAAVLFHIKKNPNSVLTFVTLSGELKTRQEKDHIVLDLPLYSTYPQELQEVEELIKAATGDMIVQDLRYSPDTKKLLVRLSDAYERSVLEELQVGAQRFLSAEKTGKVKGLILTLKGKPNGKDKGHDFYSRYFAPWYGVLEDPVTGSAHAVLSSYWSSRLGKKEMLAFQCSRRGGELKISLHDNGRVEIAGQFAIVLKGNLTL from the exons ATGCAGGTCCCCATTTTCACGGTTGACGCCTTTACAAACCGGCCGTTTTGTGGAAACCCCGCGGCAGTTTGTCTGCTCGAAAAT GACTTGGATGAAGATTTGCACCAAAGAATTGCGACAGAAATGAACCTTTCAGAAACTGCCTTCATTAGAAAACTGCACCCTACGGATGACTTTACCAAAA gttCCCGCTTTGGACTCCGATGGTTCACCCCAGCCAATGAAGTTCCTCTCTGTGGTCATGCTACTCTTGCCtcagctgctgttttatttcacataaaaa AAAACCCAAACTCAGTTCTTACTTTTGTGACTCTGAGTGGGGAATTGAAAACAAGACAAGAGAAAGACCATATTGTGCTGGACTTACCACTTTACTCAACCTACCCACAG gaaCTTCAGGAAGTAGAAGAATTAATAAAG gCTGCCACTGGTGACATGATTGTTCAAGATCTCCGTTATTCTCCTGACACAAAGAAACTCCTGGTCCGTCTCAGCGATGCTTATGAAAG GTCTGTGCTAGAAGAACTACAAGTGGGCGCACAACGTTTTCTGTCAGCTGAAAAAACTGGGAAAGTGAAAGGACTCATACTCACTCTGAAGGGAAAACCCAATGGAAAAGACAAAGGCCATGATTTTTACTCCAGATACTTTGCACCTTGGTACGGCGTGCTGGAAGACCCTGTTACAG GATCTGCCCATGCTGTTCTAAGCAGCTACTGG AGTAGCAgactgggaaagaaagaaatgcttg CTTTTCAGTGTTCTCGACGTGGAGGAGAGTTGAAGATTTCACTTCACGATAATGGAAGAGTTGAAATTGCTGGGCAGTTTGCTATTGTATTGAAAGGAAACTTGACTTTATGA
- the HNRNPH3 gene encoding heterogeneous nuclear ribonucleoprotein H3 isoform X1, producing MDWSGKHNGPTDTTNDGTVVRLRGLPFGCSKEEIVQFFQGLEIVPNGITLTLDYQGRSTGEAFVQFASKEIAENALGKHKERIGHRYIEIFKSSKSEIRGFSDMPRRMMGQQRPGPYDRPLGGRGGYYGAGRGSMYDRMRRGGGGYDGGYGGFDDYGGYNNYGYGSDGYDDRMRDGRGMGGHGYGAGDAGSGFHGGGHFVHMRGLPFRATENDIANFFSPLNPIRVHIDIGADGRATGEADVEFVTHEDAVAAMSKDKNHMQHRYIELFLNSTAGGGSGMGGYGRDGMDQGYGSVGRMGMGNNYSGGYGTPDGLGGYSRGSGNSGGYYGQGNMGGGGWRGMY from the exons ATGGACTGGAGTGGGAAGCACAACGGGCCCACCGATACAACCAACGATGGGACGGTGGTGCGGCTCCGAGGGCTGCCCTTCGGCTGTAGCAAGGAGGAGATCGTTCAGTTTTTCCAAG GGTTGGAAATCGTGCCAAATGGGATAACATTGACGCTGGACTACCAGGGGAGAAGCACAGGGGAGGCCTTCGTGCAGTTTGCTTCAAAGGAGATAGCAGAAAATGCTCTGGGGAAACACAAGGAAAGAATAGGGCACAG ATACATTGAAATCTTCAAAAGTAGTAAGAGTGAAATCAGAGGATTCTCTGACATGCCGAGAAGAATGATGGGACAACAACGACCTGGACCATATGATAGACCATTAGGAGGAAGAGGGGGTTATTATGGAGCTGGGCGTGGAAGTATGTATGACAGAATGCGTCGAGGAGGTGGTGGATATGACGGTG GATATGGTGGCTTTGATGATTATGGTGGTTATAATAACTATGGCTATGGAAGTGATGGCTATGATGACCGAATGAGAGATGGGAGAg GCATGGGAGGACATGGCTATGGAGCTGGAGATGCAGGTTCAGGTTTCCATGGTGGCGGTCATTTTGTTCACATGAGAGGACTGCCGTTTCGAGCAACAGAAAATGATATTGCAAAT tTCTTCTCACCGTTGAATCCTATAAGAGTTCACATCGATATTGGGGCAGATGGAAGAGCCACAGGCGAGGCAGATGTGGAATTTGTAACACATGAGGATGCAGTAGCTGCTATGTCCAAGGATAAAAATCACATGC AACATCGATACATTGAGCTGTTCCTGAATTCGACTGCTGGAGGTGGCTCTGGAATGGGAGGCTATGGCAGAGATGGAATGG atcAAGGTTATGGCTCTGTTGGTAGAATGGGAATGGGTAATAATTACAGCGGCGGTTACGGAACTCCTGATGGCTTGGGTGGCTACA GTCGTGGCAGTGGAAATAGTGGAGGATACTATGGGCAAGGCAATATGGGTGGAGGAGGATGGCGTGGGATGTATTGA
- the HNRNPH3 gene encoding heterogeneous nuclear ribonucleoprotein H3 isoform X2, which yields MDWSGKHNGPTDTTNDGTVVRLRGLPFGCSKEEIVQFFQGLEIVPNGITLTLDYQGRSTGEAFVQFASKEIAENALGKHKERIGHRYIEIFKSSKSEIRGFSDMPRRMMGQQRPGPYDRPLGGRGGYYGAGRGRYGGFDDYGGYNNYGYGSDGYDDRMRDGRGMGGHGYGAGDAGSGFHGGGHFVHMRGLPFRATENDIANFFSPLNPIRVHIDIGADGRATGEADVEFVTHEDAVAAMSKDKNHMQHRYIELFLNSTAGGGSGMGGYGRDGMDQGYGSVGRMGMGNNYSGGYGTPDGLGGYSRGSGNSGGYYGQGNMGGGGWRGMY from the exons ATGGACTGGAGTGGGAAGCACAACGGGCCCACCGATACAACCAACGATGGGACGGTGGTGCGGCTCCGAGGGCTGCCCTTCGGCTGTAGCAAGGAGGAGATCGTTCAGTTTTTCCAAG GGTTGGAAATCGTGCCAAATGGGATAACATTGACGCTGGACTACCAGGGGAGAAGCACAGGGGAGGCCTTCGTGCAGTTTGCTTCAAAGGAGATAGCAGAAAATGCTCTGGGGAAACACAAGGAAAGAATAGGGCACAG ATACATTGAAATCTTCAAAAGTAGTAAGAGTGAAATCAGAGGATTCTCTGACATGCCGAGAAGAATGATGGGACAACAACGACCTGGACCATATGATAGACCATTAGGAGGAAGAGGGGGTTATTATGGAGCTGGGCGTGGAA GATATGGTGGCTTTGATGATTATGGTGGTTATAATAACTATGGCTATGGAAGTGATGGCTATGATGACCGAATGAGAGATGGGAGAg GCATGGGAGGACATGGCTATGGAGCTGGAGATGCAGGTTCAGGTTTCCATGGTGGCGGTCATTTTGTTCACATGAGAGGACTGCCGTTTCGAGCAACAGAAAATGATATTGCAAAT tTCTTCTCACCGTTGAATCCTATAAGAGTTCACATCGATATTGGGGCAGATGGAAGAGCCACAGGCGAGGCAGATGTGGAATTTGTAACACATGAGGATGCAGTAGCTGCTATGTCCAAGGATAAAAATCACATGC AACATCGATACATTGAGCTGTTCCTGAATTCGACTGCTGGAGGTGGCTCTGGAATGGGAGGCTATGGCAGAGATGGAATGG atcAAGGTTATGGCTCTGTTGGTAGAATGGGAATGGGTAATAATTACAGCGGCGGTTACGGAACTCCTGATGGCTTGGGTGGCTACA GTCGTGGCAGTGGAAATAGTGGAGGATACTATGGGCAAGGCAATATGGGTGGAGGAGGATGGCGTGGGATGTATTGA
- the HNRNPH3 gene encoding heterogeneous nuclear ribonucleoprotein H3 isoform X3 produces the protein MDWSGKHNGPTDTTNDGTVVRLRGLPFGCSKEEIVQFFQGLEIVPNGITLTLDYQGRSTGEAFVQFASKEIAENALGKHKERIGHRYIEIFKSSKSEIRGFSDMPRRMMGQQRPGPYDRPLGGRGGYYGAGRGSMYDRMRRGGGGYDGGYGGFDDYGGYNNYGYGSDGYDDRMRDGRGMGGHGYGAGDAGSGFHGGGHFVHMRGLPFRATENDIANFFSPLNPIRVHIDIGADGRATGEADVEFVTHEDAVAAMSKDKNHMQHRYIELFLNSTAGGGSGMGGYGRDGMDQGYGSVGRMGMGNNYSGGYGTPDGLGGYSMYT, from the exons ATGGACTGGAGTGGGAAGCACAACGGGCCCACCGATACAACCAACGATGGGACGGTGGTGCGGCTCCGAGGGCTGCCCTTCGGCTGTAGCAAGGAGGAGATCGTTCAGTTTTTCCAAG GGTTGGAAATCGTGCCAAATGGGATAACATTGACGCTGGACTACCAGGGGAGAAGCACAGGGGAGGCCTTCGTGCAGTTTGCTTCAAAGGAGATAGCAGAAAATGCTCTGGGGAAACACAAGGAAAGAATAGGGCACAG ATACATTGAAATCTTCAAAAGTAGTAAGAGTGAAATCAGAGGATTCTCTGACATGCCGAGAAGAATGATGGGACAACAACGACCTGGACCATATGATAGACCATTAGGAGGAAGAGGGGGTTATTATGGAGCTGGGCGTGGAAGTATGTATGACAGAATGCGTCGAGGAGGTGGTGGATATGACGGTG GATATGGTGGCTTTGATGATTATGGTGGTTATAATAACTATGGCTATGGAAGTGATGGCTATGATGACCGAATGAGAGATGGGAGAg GCATGGGAGGACATGGCTATGGAGCTGGAGATGCAGGTTCAGGTTTCCATGGTGGCGGTCATTTTGTTCACATGAGAGGACTGCCGTTTCGAGCAACAGAAAATGATATTGCAAAT tTCTTCTCACCGTTGAATCCTATAAGAGTTCACATCGATATTGGGGCAGATGGAAGAGCCACAGGCGAGGCAGATGTGGAATTTGTAACACATGAGGATGCAGTAGCTGCTATGTCCAAGGATAAAAATCACATGC AACATCGATACATTGAGCTGTTCCTGAATTCGACTGCTGGAGGTGGCTCTGGAATGGGAGGCTATGGCAGAGATGGAATGG atcAAGGTTATGGCTCTGTTGGTAGAATGGGAATGGGTAATAATTACAGCGGCGGTTACGGAACTCCTGATGGCTTGGGTGGCTACA gtATGTATACGTGA
- the HNRNPH3 gene encoding heterogeneous nuclear ribonucleoprotein H3 isoform X4, whose product MPRRMMGQQRPGPYDRPLGGRGGYYGAGRGSMYDRMRRGGGGYDGGYGGFDDYGGYNNYGYGSDGYDDRMRDGRGMGGHGYGAGDAGSGFHGGGHFVHMRGLPFRATENDIANFFSPLNPIRVHIDIGADGRATGEADVEFVTHEDAVAAMSKDKNHMQHRYIELFLNSTAGGGSGMGGYGRDGMDQGYGSVGRMGMGNNYSGGYGTPDGLGGYSRGSGNSGGYYGQGNMGGGGWRGMY is encoded by the exons ATGCCGAGAAGAATGATGGGACAACAACGACCTGGACCATATGATAGACCATTAGGAGGAAGAGGGGGTTATTATGGAGCTGGGCGTGGAAGTATGTATGACAGAATGCGTCGAGGAGGTGGTGGATATGACGGTG GATATGGTGGCTTTGATGATTATGGTGGTTATAATAACTATGGCTATGGAAGTGATGGCTATGATGACCGAATGAGAGATGGGAGAg GCATGGGAGGACATGGCTATGGAGCTGGAGATGCAGGTTCAGGTTTCCATGGTGGCGGTCATTTTGTTCACATGAGAGGACTGCCGTTTCGAGCAACAGAAAATGATATTGCAAAT tTCTTCTCACCGTTGAATCCTATAAGAGTTCACATCGATATTGGGGCAGATGGAAGAGCCACAGGCGAGGCAGATGTGGAATTTGTAACACATGAGGATGCAGTAGCTGCTATGTCCAAGGATAAAAATCACATGC AACATCGATACATTGAGCTGTTCCTGAATTCGACTGCTGGAGGTGGCTCTGGAATGGGAGGCTATGGCAGAGATGGAATGG atcAAGGTTATGGCTCTGTTGGTAGAATGGGAATGGGTAATAATTACAGCGGCGGTTACGGAACTCCTGATGGCTTGGGTGGCTACA GTCGTGGCAGTGGAAATAGTGGAGGATACTATGGGCAAGGCAATATGGGTGGAGGAGGATGGCGTGGGATGTATTGA